The following is a genomic window from Chloroflexota bacterium.
GCTGGCCGTATTCAACCTGATCCCTGGTTTTCCCCTGGATGGCGGGCGCGTCCTGCGCGCCCTTATCTGGGCCATTACTAAGAACTTAATCAGAGCCACCCGCATCGCCACCGCAGTGGGACAAACAATCGGCTATGCTTTCGTCTTCAGCGGACTAATGATGGCCTTCGGAATGAGCTTAAGCTTCAGCTTGGGCTCGCTAGCAATTAACCTGGCCGGGGGTTGGCTGAATGGCTTGTGGTTAATGTTCATCGGCTGGTTCCTCAATAATGCAGCAGAAATGAGCTACCGCCAGACTATGATTCAAGAGACCCTCAAGGGGATCACGGTCCGCGATATGATGATCCGCGACTTCACGACGGTCGAACCTGACATCACTCTCGATGAGCTGGTAAACCACTACATCCTCCAGCGTGGCCTTCGTGCCTTGCCTGTGGTCGAGAGAACACATCTCATAGGTATGATCACGCTGAGCGATGTTAAGCATGTACCCCAGGAACAGTGGCTGACCAGAACAGTCCGAGAGGCGATGACTAAAGCAGAAGACCTGCGCACGGTGAGCCCCCTGGACGATGTTGGTCGAGTCCTGGCCACCCTCGATGGACACGACTTGAACCAAGCACCAGTGGTCTATCAAGGACAACTCGTGGGGATGATCACTAGAAGTAACCTGATCCGCTTTCTCAGAGTGCGCCAGGAACTTGGACTACATCGCTAGGCGGAATGTTTAACTAGCCGTGACAAGGGGCAGTACCCGTGCTCTCAAGTCACTGCCAGCCAGCATACCAGCTTCAAATCCTCTTTCTGGACCCCCTCGCCGGGGCCGACAATTGGCGGAGCAACAGGAGCTACAGGATTGTCTTGGGCAAAGGCCGTCAGATGCGATGTTAGATCCGCAACGTTTCCGTTTCGACGATACTCATCCCACATTTTGCGCAGAGGGCGTAACAAGGTATTGGGGAGAGGCGTTGCGTAATAGGCTAGGAGATCGGCCACCTCATATTGGCCCCTCACGGTTTGAAGCAGGTTGACGATTTGGTTCTGGGGTGCTTTGAAGGTAAGCGGGCTAGTCTGGAGCTGTTTGAAGCGATTTACAATGCGATCCTTGACCCTGTCAATGATTTCATAAACATCGAATTCGGGTTCAGCCCGCGGTGTGACCTGGTTACAGCGGATGAGATGGACGATATCAAGCTTCCGCTCGGTTATTTTCTCCGTGGCTGAGTCATAGTAGCACCAAAAATGGCGGTCACCCCCCTTTAGGTAGACAAAGAGGCCACGTTGTCCTTCCCTTCTCATGCCGCTTCCAACGCCCAGGGGTATGCGCCGGAGCCTCTCCTCCCCTATCTTCTTCAGGAAATCAAGGAGTTCCTGTTTGACAAACTCGCCCGTGGTAAGCTCAGAAGCTTCTTCTAGCTCATCGAGGATAGTTAGGTCCTGGGCCTCTATACGACGGATAGCGTTGAACTCCTTGGGGTCCACGGCCTCCCCCAGGGTGCTGGCGTCCAGGCCTACGCTTCTCTTTATGGCATCGAGCTTCTCATATAGTCGCTCAACCAGCTTAAGCAACGCCTCGAGATTGTCCTCCGGGAAGAAGTTGAAGATGTGCACCATGTCCCATTCGGAGCCGATGCGATCAATTCTCCCTGCTCGTTGGATCATCCGGACGGGGTTCCAATGAAGGTCATAATTGATGACTGTGTCTGCATCTTGTAGGTTCTGCCCCTCGCTGAGAACATCCGTACTGATGAGCAGGTCGATTTCACGGTTAGTACCCTTCAAATAGCGGCGCTCATTCGCTATCGGCGAAAACCGTATCACCCTGTCGGTTCGCTCTCTGGCGTCCACACCACCATCAACTATGCTCATGCGGCGTCGGAGCTTCGCCTGGAAATCCTCATCTGCCTGAAGCTCACAGTAAAGATAACGGGCCGTGTCCCTAAAGTAGGTGAAGATCACCAGTTTTTTGTCTCTTAGTTCCAGCAACTGCTCTTTAAGACTGCGCAGCTTATCATCGTGCTTAGCCACCGGCTCTGGGAAGCGGTCGAGGACTTGACTAAGCGCGCCCACATCTTGCTCAACAGCCCTCTCGATAGCCTCTAGGTCAAACCCCGCTGGGTCCACCTCCGGAAGGGCTGTAAGCAACTCTTCGATCTCACCCTCATCCGTAGATTCATCATCACTGCCATTCCAAACGAAGATTCGCCGGTAGGTTGCGGCGTCGAGCAACCGGCCATTTCTAAGCATCTCGAGGAACTTTTCCTGGAACCTCTTTTGTCGGTCCAGACTGATGCGTAGGGCCTCAACACTCGACTCCAATCGCTTCAGGTAAAGGGTCTTCAGGATATGCACCAAACTGAGCTGCCTCCCCAGACGCATGGTGAAGTCTTCAGCCTCTTTTGGCTCCCATCCCTGCCCAAGAAGGCGTTCCTTCAAGGTCTCCCACAGGGCGAGCTGCCCTTGGCGCACCTGTCTCCGATAGGCATCGAGGCTGTAGCTAGCCAAATTGAGGTTTTCGATGGTATCAGCGATCTCCTGATAGAGGCCAGCGTAGGTTTGCTCAAGACTATAGCGGACGGTGTGAAGGCCACGGCCGGGGAAGCGTACCGGCTTCCCGTCGATGATAGCTTGGGGATAGTTCTTGCGGATGTAGTGGCGGCTTCGTCGCACTGTAATCTCTTCGAGTAAGTCGTAGAGATGATCCTTGTTAGCTTCCACTTGGAGAAAGTAGCCCCACAGGCTCCGTATGCCCATCGAGGAAAAGAAATCATCGTGGCCGCGGGTGATAAGTTGAACCTGGTTGAATAGGTCGAATATAGAGTTGTTAACTGGCGTGGCGGTTAAAAGGATGAGCTTCTTTGGCTTGCTAAGGGTTAGGAGCCGGCTAAGGTTGTCATAGCGGTTAGCGATTGAATTGCGGAAGTTATGCGATTCATCCACTACGATAACATCGTACTCCAGAAATTTTTGGATGTCGAAGGTATTGCGCCCCAACTCCTCTTGAGAAACGATGTCTGCCCGAATAGCCAAGTCCCTGAGTTTGGGCTCCCACAAGAGGTCCCTGAGTTGAGCCGGGCAGACGACCAATGCCTTCTGGCGCAAGCGGTAGGCATAATCGTCCAGCAGTTTCAAGCCCAGGTAGGTCTTCCCCAGCCCGACAGAGTCGGCCAGCATCACCCCACCATAGGTTTCAAGTATGTCCTTGGCCGCCAGATAGCCATCCCTCTGGAAGTCGGCCAGGAAAATAGGGCTTGGGCCGTCAACCTTAACCTCCATCTGGAACTTGTCCTTGAAGTATTCGTAGAGAGCCTTCATATAAATGTCGAACGGGGTATACTTGATCGTGAAATCAGAAAGAAGTTCAATAAGCTTCCCTTTGAAATCGTCAGAGTTTGTCCAGTAGCGGTCAAACCAGTCCTTTATCCCCCTGACCGCGGATGCTTCTTTCCGAACTGAGTTGAGTTCTCCCTGGCGAGTGAGACCGGCACTGGTAAAATTGGAAGAGCCATGTATAGCCAGAGTGCCTACAAAAGGCAGGCCTTCAATAACGTAAGCCTTAGCATGTAGAAATTGCTTTGTATGAAGACGTACCTGCACCATTTCCCGATTTAGGAAGTCCACTAATTCCTTGATCAAATGAGGGGTCTCACGCTGCCCCATAGCGTCTTCTGTATCAGCGCGAAGGTCTTCACCGACCAGAGCTCCCATACTGGGCCGAGGCTCACCCATCAGCGGCTCTCGCCCAAGGAGGAGTCTGAAATGCTTGACCTTAGTCAAATTGTCCTTCAGGAGAGCAAAGCCGGCCAGGTTAAAATAGGCCGTGGCGAACTCAGCGGATACGTCAGCAGAAAGCACCCGGTTCAGTATGTCAGAAAGCTTACTGCCCTCAATGCTGTTATCGATAATATCTGGGATTTCCATAATCTCAAAATAACTTTTCGAACTCGTCCGGTGTGATACCAGCATCCTTTAGAATTTTGCGCATTGTCCCTTTGGCGAGATCCTTGCCATAATGAATGGGCACAGTCGTCCACCTGCCATCGTGGTGCCGCCACACTGAATGGCCGCCGCTCTGACAGATTAACTCGAATCCCAACTCCTTAAGGACAGCGACAACTTCCTGGGGCTTGGCCGGGCGAAGTTTAGGCGCTCACTTCTACCTCATCCACGGCCACTTCAAGAGGGATGACTTCCCCCACGGCCTGTCGAGCTTCAATATGAAGGCGGATGGCGTCCTTCAGATTAGTGACTGCCTCCTCATAAGTTTCGCCCTGGGAATAACAACCTTGCAAGGCTGGGCAAGACGCAATATAAACCCCGTCTTCATCCTGCTCAACTAAGATAGTAAACCGATATCTGGTCATCTCGCCTCCCTTAACCATTATATCCCAAATTATACCCCAATCATACGCTCCTTGCCTTCGCCAGCCTATTCTTCACTAGCCCGACCACTGCCCGATAAACCTCCACTTGCTCACCTTCGGTTAAACCCAGGGCTTCAAACACCACTCTGTCCAGCTCACGCCGGTCTGGCAACACTTTGT
Proteins encoded in this region:
- a CDS encoding phospholipase D-like domain-containing protein, giving the protein MEIPDIIDNSIEGSKLSDILNRVLSADVSAEFATAYFNLAGFALLKDNLTKVKHFRLLLGREPLMGEPRPSMGALVGEDLRADTEDAMGQRETPHLIKELVDFLNREMVQVRLHTKQFLHAKAYVIEGLPFVGTLAIHGSSNFTSAGLTRQGELNSVRKEASAVRGIKDWFDRYWTNSDDFKGKLIELLSDFTIKYTPFDIYMKALYEYFKDKFQMEVKVDGPSPIFLADFQRDGYLAAKDILETYGGVMLADSVGLGKTYLGLKLLDDYAYRLRQKALVVCPAQLRDLLWEPKLRDLAIRADIVSQEELGRNTFDIQKFLEYDVIVVDESHNFRNSIANRYDNLSRLLTLSKPKKLILLTATPVNNSIFDLFNQVQLITRGHDDFFSSMGIRSLWGYFLQVEANKDHLYDLLEEITVRRSRHYIRKNYPQAIIDGKPVRFPGRGLHTVRYSLEQTYAGLYQEIADTIENLNLASYSLDAYRRQVRQGQLALWETLKERLLGQGWEPKEAEDFTMRLGRQLSLVHILKTLYLKRLESSVEALRISLDRQKRFQEKFLEMLRNGRLLDAATYRRIFVWNGSDDESTDEGEIEELLTALPEVDPAGFDLEAIERAVEQDVGALSQVLDRFPEPVAKHDDKLRSLKEQLLELRDKKLVIFTYFRDTARYLYCELQADEDFQAKLRRRMSIVDGGVDARERTDRVIRFSPIANERRYLKGTNREIDLLISTDVLSEGQNLQDADTVINYDLHWNPVRMIQRAGRIDRIGSEWDMVHIFNFFPEDNLEALLKLVERLYEKLDAIKRSVGLDASTLGEAVDPKEFNAIRRIEAQDLTILDELEEASELTTGEFVKQELLDFLKKIGEERLRRIPLGVGSGMRREGQRGLFVYLKGGDRHFWCYYDSATEKITERKLDIVHLIRCNQVTPRAEPEFDVYEIIDRVKDRIVNRFKQLQTSPLTFKAPQNQIVNLLQTVRGQYEVADLLAYYATPLPNTLLRPLRKMWDEYRRNGNVADLTSHLTAFAQDNPVAPVAPPIVGPGEGVQKEDLKLVCWLAVT
- a CDS encoding site-2 protease family protein codes for the protein MESSIHLGSLKGIAIGVHYTWLIVFGLVTMSLAGSYFPQEYPNWSIPMYWMIGSLSSLLLFASVLVHELAHSLVAISKGLPVRSITLFIFGGVASITKEAEKPADELLVAIVGPASSTALAALFWMTWVLTKSLSEEAAAISLYLCTINLMLAVFNLIPGFPLDGGRVLRALIWAITKNLIRATRIATAVGQTIGYAFVFSGLMMAFGMSLSFSLGSLAINLAGGWLNGLWLMFIGWFLNNAAEMSYRQTMIQETLKGITVRDMMIRDFTTVEPDITLDELVNHYILQRGLRALPVVERTHLIGMITLSDVKHVPQEQWLTRTVREAMTKAEDLRTVSPLDDVGRVLATLDGHDLNQAPVVYQGQLVGMITRSNLIRFLRVRQELGLHR
- a CDS encoding type II toxin-antitoxin system HicB family antitoxin is translated as MTRYRFTILVEQDEDGVYIASCPALQGCYSQGETYEEAVTNLKDAIRLHIEARQAVGEVIPLEVAVDEVEVSA
- a CDS encoding type II toxin-antitoxin system HicA family toxin produces the protein MGFELICQSGGHSVWRHHDGRWTTVPIHYGKDLAKGTMRKILKDAGITPDEFEKLF